In the genome of Parasteatoda tepidariorum isolate YZ-2023 chromosome 10, CAS_Ptep_4.0, whole genome shotgun sequence, the window TGTGTGATTCagaacttaactttttttttatttaaacttaaataacttcTTAATTACTTACCCTTCACTAGTTGGCACACATTACATAGGTTTACCATTGCTGCAAATTGCAGGTATCAAAAGATTCCTTTCGCTGTTAATTTCCTTtacccaaaaataattttattcataaaactttgcagttatttagattaataacaGTAGATATTAACAGTTACGATAGCAATAACAGTACAATAATAGATACCTACAGTAGCCGTAAGAGAAAAATACTTTCTCTCTTTCCTCTCTCGGCTTCTGtggttttctaattttatttcttaacattatttttccattttttgttggcaactttaattttatatttcaaatgacTTTGGTTTCTTCTCCTTTACATCTAGCAAGTTTTGAAAAGGAGAGCCTGTTTTTCAGCACGTGAAACTTGTCaactgttttttcctttttataaatttttgcagcGAATAATCTTATATCTTACCGtttcagtttcatttatttaatattttacaccaCGCATAAACTATGtatttttacttaacaaaattagaaataaggaattgtttaattaattccataacaaaaataattataacatgtaaatttaaattaaataaattgtgatttttcaaaaactattcaaccgacttatttcaaattttgtcatgtaaaaatgaatatacTGAATTACctgtgcattttaaaaaataaggtaactagaaaaatttaatataaatttgcattaatattatgtaaacataTACTAAATGACCTTTCACATAACAAAGTGGGGTCCATTATGCTTCCCCTcctcaatttcttttaaaaattaacagtcccTATTTACTCCAAGAAATATCATCACTTATAATAAAGTGGAATagacaaataacaaaataaaattttttccccctcatTACGGGTGAAGTTAGGTATTAACCATAGAGTTTAATTGTAATAGAACACGCAcatgaagataatttttgcCTTCATAATGAAACCACGTGACTGTAGTGTGAATAATGAGagagtattttcaaaatccGTTACTCCTTGTTACTTCAACGGAAGAAAATCGATGTTGGAATTTcgaagacaaatattttaaaatacggtAATTAATTGTGTCGCATTTGGTGGCACAGAAAACTTTGCAAAATGACGACCTTATATATTTCCCAGGTAagttaatttatcactttttgtaAGTgcaactgttttatttattgtataaataaactttccaattttcctcttttccctaaaacatgatattaatccattttaaaattcaaatttaatctaTCTTGAGGTAAATATAAACGAATAAGaacacaatttaattaaagtaatgattatttagaatttatagatataatagaataattttttctctcttcattTTAGAGCTAAATTGTAGTAGGCGATATATTGGCGACATTCTAGTTTCTTTCCGCCTTTATTTATGTTGCATATTTCTAGCTAAGTCTTaagttttaaagagaaaaaaattatatatatttccataATTTCAGTAGCTTGTTTTAGGTCAGTTTTGTTCATAACATACATTTACTCAGGCAAAATAGTGGCttgaaaagattaattttaaacgtttcgataaataattatttctataataagaCCATGTGGtctcttttaattgaaatagtCCGGTCTTCTTTAAATGCGATAATACTATCAGAAGTATTAAAACCTTATCATAGGtgtaaagttgaaataaattcacaaagtttaaaatagagaagcatttttattattattattttttaagtgaagcagaatttttttctcaatttttatgttattctttGACTTCTTATAATGCTCTAAATCTTTTCTTgcaaatactttgaaaaaatccaaatacctggaaaaatattcataattttacataatgttaTTAATATCGTTTGATAtgttgaactaaaaaaaaaaaaaaattaaatcgcttttctttcaactaaaaaactcttcaatataaattcttaaatgcGACACACACTTTATCTGCCAAATATACCTACGAGATACAATAAAAACTCACAGCTAAGCGAATGATTCTTTAATTCACAAACAAATACAATgaacaaatgaaagaaaatttataatgaagcTCTGTTTAACAGTGACCGGTTGTAATCATAGGTAATAGTATAGGGTGAAACATTGCAGAGTAAATTTTTGTTCCCCAACAAGACATATTTTTTGATTCCGTAAGTAAGTGGAATGATGGATTCGGGTTCATTACACATATGGGCTTCATCTAGGATGCAGCAAGCAATATTAAACTCTTTAACCAACTTCATAACGGAACAGTCATCATTTTCAAGTCCCAACAACAGTACTAAAATCACATCACTTGTGGCGAGTACGTGATTCCTAGCCATTCTTTCAACTTTCGCCTCATCAGTCTCTGTATTCCTAAATATTGACTTGTTTTTATCCGTTAATTTCGCCAAGGAATACTTTCTTAAATCAGAGATTCTGTCCGTGTTAATATACACTGGGTTATGCTGTTTAAGACACATAGCGATGTCTGACAATGAGTTTTCAGACTTGGAGCAAATAATTACTTTGGCATCCGGCTGCTTCTCCTGGAGTTTTTTAATCAGATAAGACACGGCTGTCATCCTCTCCCAGGTCAGTGAAAACTCCGCATGGACCATTGCTAGCAACGGAACTTGATCAGTGACGCGTTTACACACCTGGTCCATGACACTAACATAATCCATGCCTTCTTTAGGAATGGAAGCGCTAAACTTGTTTGGTGAAGTAATAGGAGAGAGTACAGCGTCACTCAAAGTTGACTTGGACAAATTCATTAAAGCATCATTCTGCTGAAGGATCTTCCTGACATTTAACAAATGCTGGAACGAAATCAGTTCTCTGTCGTTTATATCGTCTACTTTGAACGCGGTGTAGAtggttattttgaatttgtagaTACCTGTATTTTCTGTAACGCCTAGTGCTTTATAAGCTTCATGTTCGCCGTCATGGGTTGCTGCGAATTGACGGTTCATCGATTTCGTGACGTAGCCCAACATCTTTATAGCAGAGTTTCCCAGGGACTTGAAAGTAACGAGAACTATGCAGCTTTCTTTCGGCAGGGTTTCAATGTGTGTAGATGGCACAAAACATTCAATGAGATACTtgttaaattcgtttttttgttcataatcGCTAATCTTTCCCTGGAATACAcatctttgattatttttccacGCTTCATAAAGTTTAAACCAAGATTCGAAcaacagaagtttaaaataagtgttataaTACTCGCGCTCATCACTGTACGTATTGCGTACTTGAGAGAGTTCAACTGATTTGGGCAGTATGGGTGGTAGATTAAGTTCTGGCTTAAGTTGCCTTTCAAATTCTGATAGCCAATCATAAGACCACGAGATCAtaatcaaataaacaaattgacTTTGAACGTAGGTCTTGCCAATATCTTCCTTCACAGATTCTGGTACCAAACAAGCAAAATTCCTTTGATTTAATCGATAACTGCCAGTTGTATTAGCGTCACGAGAAGCGGGATTCGACACCAAGTCGACTGGTGCAGGCGATTGCACGGCTGGGGAAGATCGGGATGGGTAATGCACGAGTGTTGGACTGTTACTGGAGTAAATAGGCGACGCAGCTGCTGCAATTTGAGGTGATATTATAGCCCGACTCAGTAAAAAGGGTGTCGGAAGAAGGGGCGCCGGAAGAAGAGGTGTCGGAAGAAGGGGTGCCGGAAGAAGAGGTGTCGGAAGAAGGGGTGTCGGAAGAAAGGGAATCCTTGCATTTTCTCGCACATTTTTTCCAAGAGACGGTATAGTTtgtatagaaatattattaaaagcattataattggGATCGAACCTACATATATCACTTTGCATTGGAATGGGTTGATTTGGGTCATTAAGAGGGAAACGATTTAATGGAGTTTTTTGATGAGGACGGCTTGATGTAGAGGGATTGTTTGAGCCTATGTCATTATATGACGGTGAAGGCATACATTCGTAAGGACTGGAACTACCAATTAAGTTGCTTCTTGAATCAGATAAATATTCTGAGCTACGCTTCTCACTAAGTACTGGTATAGGATTACCATAAAAAGAATTTGGATTCGCAGAAATTTTCACATTAGATGGTATGTTTGAAAGACTAGTATTTGAGTTTCTTAACATGAGGTTGTTTTGAACAGAACTAGAACTTCTAGGATCATTTTCCGAACTAAACCTTCTAGTAACAACTTCTATAGGTCTACCAATAATTGTATCATTCATTGTATGAGGTATTGGGTCCATCACAGAACGCTTATTTAACTCTCCCAGTGAACTATTATTTGGAACAGCTAGTTGCGCTTTCAATCTCGACTCTTTATCACTATTAGATGACTTTCTATTTAAGTAAtctttgaaatctatttttttctttcttatctcCTCGGAATGTCTCCCAACATCTGTTCTATTATGTGTGGCATGCTGCCTGTTTATCTGAATTTGATTGGTTTTAATTCCTGCTATTGCATCTTTAAATAAGTATCCTGGATTTCTTATTCTCTCAGTTGTTAATTGCGAAGGCTTTCCAGAAGAAGAAGCACCATGCCTTGGCACTTTATGGGGTATTTCAACGCAGCTTTTGTCGGGTATTTCGGCactatttttacgattttttctGGGATCAGACGGAAACGAATTATTAGTGGCATCAATCTGACTTGAGGGAGACAATGAAGATTCACAATTATCAAAATCAGGATAACTTCGTTTCCTCAACGTATTTTCATTTAGAGACTGTGCTTCATAATTTGTTATTGATACTCTTTTGGGCAAATTTGGATTCTCATTGGCAAATACAGAAGTTTGAGGTTGTCGTAGTAAAGAATAATTCTTTTCGCCACAACTAACTGAGGTTTGAGGCTCTATATCCATATTAATTTGATTCTTGTTGATGTTAGCAGTTAAGGGACTGATTGCATCTGGTATTGGTGGAGTTGTGGTTGGTAAAGGAGGAAGATTGACTGGGTCTGGTAAAGGAGGAAGATTGACTGTGTCTGGTAAAGGAGGAAGATTGACTGGGTCTGGTAAAGGGGGGTGAATGGTTGTGCCTAGTAATGGGGGAAAAATAGCTGCGGTTGTAAGAGTGAAAGGAAATGTTTGAAGTTGTTCTGTAActgaaaggttatttttttgattgaaagtATTTGATGTTCCTTCAAgctgaatagttttatttcttgcaTCTAAGTCATTTTTGCTTGGTAAagattgaatttttgattttatcgaACCATTGTCAAAGTTTTTTGACTGTAGAAATTCCATTGTAGGTTTCAGGCTATTTAGGAGCTTATCAATGTCATTTTCAATTATAGTATGAGGTTGCGTTGGACACTCTGGTACAATGTTTGATTCAATTGAAGGAGGTGAGGAACGAGGACTATCATTTAAGTCTTTTAGGAAGACATCTCGAGCGTATTGacgattattaaaaacagaTGGTGCACTTGAAACACAAGGCATTGTTTTAAGTGGAGGTGATATGCAACGAATTGGGGCAAAAGAAGGAGGTGGAATAACTGAATTATTCAACTCCTGACTGTGTACCACAGGATTTAAGTTCAGTATACTTTTGCACGGAGAGTTATACTGTCGTATAGATGTTGTGATGGAGTCTTCAAAACTACCATcttctgaaactttatttttaaaattttccagcACGTTCTGTACAGTGGTTAAAATTTGAGAACAGTTGTAAATGTCAACTAACTGAATCTTATCAAAATCAAgagtctttaaattattaaaaccaacaaaatttccctcaaatgaattaaaagtgtCCTCGgaaattatttcatcattatGAGGTGACATACTAGGTTCGGCCAGTGAAAGCTTCATAAGTTCTAGCTCTTCAGGACTTATTTGATAAGGAGCTTCTACATCTGCTGACACAGGTGATGATGGAGCAGTATCGCACAATTCTTCTTTTTGAACACCATCACCGGGGTTATCTACGATAACATCTTCCACACTCTCAGTAATATTGTTGAAAACATGCAATAAATCCTCCTCCTCCTTTTCAACGATGCATTCACcaacaataataatatcttCAGCTGTGTCTACTGGTTCAAAATTTAACGTCTTGAATTTCTTTACAGGTACAAAGGCACCTATAGTTTCAATGTCATCATCTTCCACAACCTCTGAAGAAGTTTCGTTTGACACATCATTAAGAggttcaacttttatttttacaggtGGGTCATCTGATGGTTTTTGAGGATCCAACAGTCCAAAAGAAGCTATTAAAGCATTGGATTGTCTTTTAAATGGCACAGAAGAACGTGGAATGTGTACTTCTTCTTGTTTTATCTCGTTTGTTTTTGGTGGATTCGATACCAGATTGGGTTGATCCTCACTACATTGAGCAGAATTTAATGAAGTAGATTCATCGGTTTGATTCATTGCCTCTTGTTCTGAAGTATTTGTAGACTTTTTGggtcttttcctttttttgtacGTCCACGGGTTGCTTCGCTTAGGCATCTGTAATATAATACAGGAAAAGCATTAACGCTTGaacaatttaatagaataaaacattaaacataCATGTAGAAAATTACAGTAATTGTTTATAGCAACGGTTCCCAGAAGGTGCTCTGCAGAACTTCAGGGTGTCACAGAAGGAGTACAAGGGatccgaaaaatattttttttttgtaaccagtaatgattatatttatatccaGTCTGTAATCcatagtttatttaatactttgtttatgttaaattattaatgtaaaaagcCAATGAAATTAaggtagcaaaatttaaaaaaatctttttaatactgaaaagaaatatattgggTGTTACATACACATTACTGCTAATGTTTTACATAAACATTATACACTAAATAAATCCTAAATTGAGAAACACAAaggattattaaattaattctttctgGAAATGGAAgaagttttctaataattagaaTGGAAGAAGTTctctaaaaattacaaaaaagatagGTTAGGGAATGATTTTGACTAACCAATTTCTCGCACTTATCGAAAAGACTATCTTCATAAATGTAAAGAGTattctaatttaagaaaaaaaaaatttaaaggttcAACAGGGATACTTTTCTCACTTGAGTATGAGTTGCATCCATTTATTGAATAGTTTAACTTTATGACCTCAAATAATGCATTCTTATATTCATTGCATAGACTGAAACATCAAATCTccttcattcaaaataatatttgagaaaCATGTAGGCAGGCAAGGTGTGTTTACTTTAACACAACTCTGTGATTAAAGATCACATTTACACTTATTGCCATA includes:
- the LOC107456085 gene encoding uncharacterized protein; protein product: MPKRSNPWTYKKRKRPKKSTNTSEQEAMNQTDESTSLNSAQCSEDQPNLVSNPPKTNEIKQEEVHIPRSSVPFKRQSNALIASFGLLDPQKPSDDPPVKIKVEPLNDVSNETSSEVVEDDDIETIGAFVPVKKFKTLNFEPVDTAEDIIIVGECIVEKEEEDLLHVFNNITESVEDVIVDNPGDGVQKEELCDTAPSSPVSADVEAPYQISPEELELMKLSLAEPSMSPHNDEIISEDTFNSFEGNFVGFNNLKTLDFDKIQLVDIYNCSQILTTVQNVLENFKNKVSEDGSFEDSITTSIRQYNSPCKSILNLNPVVHSQELNNSVIPPPSFAPIRCISPPLKTMPCVSSAPSVFNNRQYARDVFLKDLNDSPRSSPPSIESNIVPECPTQPHTIIENDIDKLLNSLKPTMEFLQSKNFDNGSIKSKIQSLPSKNDLDARNKTIQLEGTSNTFNQKNNLSVTEQLQTFPFTLTTAAIFPPLLGTTIHPPLPDPVNLPPLPDTVNLPPLPDPVNLPPLPTTTPPIPDAISPLTANINKNQINMDIEPQTSVSCGEKNYSLLRQPQTSVFANENPNLPKRVSITNYEAQSLNENTLRKRSYPDFDNCESSLSPSSQIDATNNSFPSDPRKNRKNSAEIPDKSCVEIPHKVPRHGASSSGKPSQLTTERIRNPGYLFKDAIAGIKTNQIQINRQHATHNRTDVGRHSEEIRKKKIDFKDYLNRKSSNSDKESRLKAQLAVPNNSSLGELNKRSVMDPIPHTMNDTIIGRPIEVVTRRFSSENDPRSSSSVQNNLMLRNSNTSLSNIPSNVKISANPNSFYGNPIPVLSEKRSSEYLSDSRSNLIGSSSPYECMPSPSYNDIGSNNPSTSSRPHQKTPLNRFPLNDPNQPIPMQSDICRFDPNYNAFNNISIQTIPSLGKNVRENARIPFLPTPLLPTPLLPAPLLPTPLLPAPLLPTPFLLSRAIISPQIAAAASPIYSSNSPTLVHYPSRSSPAVQSPAPVDLVSNPASRDANTTGSYRLNQRNFACLVPESVKEDIGKTYVQSQFVYLIMISWSYDWLSEFERQLKPELNLPPILPKSVELSQVRNTYSDEREYYNTYFKLLLFESWFKLYEAWKNNQRCVFQGKISDYEQKNEFNKYLIECFVPSTHIETLPKESCIVLVTFKSLGNSAIKMLGYVTKSMNRQFAATHDGEHEAYKALGVTENTGIYKFKITIYTAFKVDDINDRELISFQHLLNVRKILQQNDALMNLSKSTLSDAVLSPITSPNKFSASIPKEGMDYVSVMDQVCKRVTDQVPLLAMVHAEFSLTWERMTAVSYLIKKLQEKQPDAKVIICSKSENSLSDIAMCLKQHNPVYINTDRISDLRKYSLAKLTDKNKSIFRNTETDEAKVERMARNHVLATSDVILVLLLGLENDDCSVMKLVKEFNIACCILDEAHMCNEPESIIPLTYGIKKYVLLGNKNLLCNVSPYTITYDYNRSLLNRASL